The genomic region tgttataattttcatacatcacaaaaattaaagagaTTTAATATCTTAAAgcattagaaacaaaatttttgattgcTCTACATGCATATctctaaaatttattgttttatgaaTCGTTTGTTCacgttcaaaattttataaattaaaacagTGAAAACTTATTATAAGCCTACTGCCGCTATTAAATATGttctaaaataatcaaataaataaactaatataattaaagaagctctttgtaattattatattaaagatattttaaatttctgtaaACCTATCAGAAATAAATCGTGTTGCCATATGTAATATCTAAATTGTCATATATATCAATAGGTGGCAGGCCGCTCATATGCTATTGACGTCGTTGCGACGAATACCTGAATTTAAAGATGGCGACCATCTTTTCGCTCGTGTGAGTGCCATTCGTACGTATATCTACAAAATTTGGGAAGATCCTGCAGACTGCAGTAATTTTAAAGTGaagtaaaatagtttttttgcagattaaattaattaaaatagtaattGAAAATACCAGAAAGGTGTGTATCGCGAATTTTTGTTAAGAATACGATTGATGTGGTGTTGATAATACAAAAAACTGTATAAAGAAAAGTGCATAAAAATTTTGTGTGGCTAAGGTGTGGAAGTTGGTAAATTTTCATTCGGGACGTTCGCTAATGACCCGTGGCATATATTTCATATTGTAAGTGTTCGCGTGTGAAAATCAATCTATAATTTTCGTATTGTCATATTTATTTCCTGGgcaattgttataaaaataaaacccaCTTAAGAACGGGCACAATCGAGAGAAAAAACCTGCAGATACatcatatgtataagtaaaagAGGAAGAAGATATCGCGTCGAAGTTCGTGTGACGTCGACTTCAATGCTTCTGAGTCGGCCTTGATACTGCAGCGGTGTGTTGATGTATCCGATCTGTACGAAGCATCAAAGTCTTATGTTAAAAGAGAAATccacaaattttataatatttgtagtGACTGATTTCAagtatatttatagtatatattcaAGTCCTCTATTGAAAatcttataaattaattttggaaatttggaatatgaaatataaaataaaattatgtaaatggtAAGTGAAGGAGGAAGGGcgtaataaaaataatcgataataTGAGGGCAGCCCACTTCTATtatcaataatttaaatacgAAAATTAGAGAACCATAATCATATCTTCGGCTTTATACAATGTACTAATTATGAATGAATCTGATTTGTTGACGTTTGCTAACACACTATACACCTCAGCTTattatttttgcacaattttactgCTTATGAAAGTTCTAagttaaattacttaaaaatctTTTTAGTTTAGAGGAATTATTAAAAGCCTAGTTTGAGtggaaatttggtttttatgccaatattaagatatatgtatgtatgtaaggcgTGTATACACGAATACACATTTTACCTTAACGTACTTGGTGGAAAAGTAGGGAAACTTATTAACTAGATTTCTTTGTCTTAACAGAAAAAGAAATGGAAACGCAAGTAAATCAAAACGGTAAAAAAGAAAGGTCAAATTGTTATTGGAAAACTAGTTTAATGTTGATACCTAAAACAGGGGTGTATAACAAGAATACAAAGAGAATCGCACACagtaaagtttatatttgttttaattattgacTACATAATTGCTTAAAGTAGAACATGAaacgaatacaaaaaatattaatagtttcattgaatttattatttagtaaaaatatttatggatttgtaaatcttacataaaatattttatcaactgTTTAtaccatattaaaattaattaaataattttttcccttTTGTGTTTTCTAATTTCCttccttttttaatatattaagatatCTGGGATGAATCATTTAATTTTGgtaaataatattgaacaaaTTGTGGTTATTTTTGTGGAGAAGCTAATATCATGCAATAGAGGAATATGTAAGGCTCGTTCTCGTAAAAATGTGCGCAATATAACACTGCTCGATCGCATTGTATCGTGTAAAATGGCAAATTTTCAACGTTcttccttttgtttttatttattaatggaaGTACATAACTTGCTATTGGCTGGTGACAAATGTTCACTAAGAGAACTTTTTTACAAAGATCCGGCCAATAATTGCAAAACTATCAATATTTGTAACAGTTTAAAAGATGTCTGTGTACTTTTACGGGCAACACCATGGAATTTGGGAATCTCCGCATCAGGAAAGGGGTTAATTGCaggttttatttaataattagatagaatatgaaatgtttttgttatattaatttcttgtttttataggTTCAATACGTATGCTTATGATAAATGGTGACATGATTGACTGTTACACACAAACCGGTGCTGTTTTACTACCTCAAGATCATAATGCTATCAATCATTTGGAAACAAGTGCATCATTTGTACTAATTGTCGAAAAAGAtaccatattttcaaaattcatatcacagaaaatatttgaaactattGGAAATGATATAATTTTGATTACTGGAAAAGGTTATCCCGATTTATGTACGCGTCACATTGTACATCGCCTTTCATTTGAGCATAAGCTTCCAATCTATGCACTTTGTGATGCCGATCCATTTGGTATCGAGATCCTTTTAATCTATCAATTTGGATCGCGTAAAATGCCGTataacatttcaaaaaatttaatttgcccCAAAATGCAATGGTTAGGTATTCATCCAAGTGAActgaatatgtttaatttttcaagtGCGTCACTAAACAATTACGATAATCGTaaacttgaaaatatattgcgttataattatttaaaacctGCCATACGTGCAGAATTGCAAATAATGCAACTTTTACAAAAGAAAGTCCATATCGATGAATTACATTGCATTGCACAAAAATTTCTCATTAATGATTACTTACCGAATAAGATAAAACGTAATCTTACCATTTGAGTGAATATCGAATAAGTACTAAGTTCATAACAACAGTATAATATTGAaagtaaatcaataaatatttgattttattatcttccatgtataaattttattgaaatcctTAGAGCTACACTGGGTCaccagtacaaaaaaaatagttttgagaaaaactcaTTTGAAGTTTTACCCAAACGTAACAGAGCGGCCTTTCCTAATTATCGCATAGCTCGAGTTTTTGTCAGATTTACTTCAAATTTACATTGAATGTTTCTTAGATTTGATGCCTTaagaaattataagaaaaaaatcatttcagaAATCTGATTACCTCTAACCCCTTAAGGTAGGCTTTGTTTGTGGTCTGCATTGTCCTTTgtgttttaatttgatttaaaatgttatttgtttttggagttaacaaatataaaacctagaatttgatataaaaccaccataaatgaactttacatatgtgaatattatAACTCTTAAATCGGGTATTGAGTTCGACTAATCCTGAATACAACAGCAAATAAACATAATATAACTTTGATAAATTCTCCTCCATAACGGGAATACAACTCGGTTTACAAAATGTACAATATCACTAATTCGTTGTATTTAAAAACACCTTAGCCacaattgaaaaacattttaactACGCGAAAACTAAtctgaaacaaattttgaacgTGTATTTTGTAATTACTGTTTctcatacatttaatttttcatatctcTTCCAGATGGTCTTTAAATTTATCTAGTGATATTGCAGCTAAGGCTTGGTGAACatctatatgtaaaattacacatttttggTGTTCACTGATGCCAAAAACTAAACAAAGTATAAAGACTGTTGGTACAGCGTGAGAAGAGCTTTG from Bactrocera tryoni isolate S06 chromosome 3, CSIRO_BtryS06_freeze2, whole genome shotgun sequence harbors:
- the LOC120770317 gene encoding meiotic recombination protein W68 yields the protein MNHLILVNNIEQIVVIFVEKLISCNRGICKARSRKNVRNITLLDRIVSCKMANFQRSSFCFYLLMEVHNLLLAGDKCSLRELFYKDPANNCKTINICNSLKDVCVLLRATPWNLGISASGKGLIAGSIRMLMINGDMIDCYTQTGAVLLPQDHNAINHLETSASFVLIVEKDTIFSKFISQKIFETIGNDIILITGKGYPDLCTRHIVHRLSFEHKLPIYALCDADPFGIEILLIYQFGSRKMPYNISKNLICPKMQWLGIHPSELNMFNFSSASLNNYDNRKLENILRYNYLKPAIRAELQIMQLLQKKVHIDELHCIAQKFLINDYLPNKIKRNLTI